CTGGactgtcgggaagccgaaacagagagacgacaacattttcctcttgcatacagctattgtgtcccgctccataCCTcaatgtttctcggtaaagaaccactttttacaaccaaagcagtcctcgcattcttgaacgatgttgtcctgcatgtcataagcccaacaaattcgtagcgcatcctctctccagtggatgccgctgtgacagtagttcagtatagcacctgcctccaggcacTTGTGGCTCAAGGgttctgtttaggcagtagtgcgtTTGCCAAATACTACATGTGAAATAACCTGAATATCTTTTCActctttttcaatgcattctttaTTTTCTTAGTAAACGTCCATAATTActgtcataaccttattacatgtagattttacgctctttacagcgactatttttaggcccctttacagccacgcctcatctaatgttttatccacgccttataattcactattcatgtaccactgacatgccattatcatcgccttggcgctcttggGCCACATCTGTCCCTtacgccaataaaccccactaatcatcatcattattctTCGATTAGGTCGCTCAGTACCACCGTTCATCTCGCGGATGGtaatcatcgtcagcctatatttatgtccactgcaggacgaaggcctctgcctgcgatctccaattacccctgtcttgcgctagctgtttccaactCGCGTCTAAAATTTGaaaacttcatcaccacacctagttttctgccgtcttcgactgcgcttcccgtctcttggtaaccattctgcaactctaatgctccaccggttgtctatcctacggattacatggcctgcccaggtccgtttcttcctcttaatgtcaattatatTACCGGTTAtacctgtttgctctctgatccacaccgctctcttcctgtctcttaacgttaggtctaacattttttgttccctcgctctttgtgcgctccttgacttggtctcgagcttctttgcaaacctccaaatttctgccccatattttagcaccggtagaatgcaatgatcgtacacttttttTAACTATATAGTGGTAAtatcccagtgaggatttggtaatgtctgccgcatggactccaacccaattttattcttctgtaaatttttctcatgatcagggtgccctgtgagtaactgacttggagaaacgtactcctttgcagactgaCGAGTCTGActtgcgatcctgaattcttgttctcttgccaggctattgaacattacatttgtattctgcatattaatctgcCATCCCACTCTTatgctttctcggttaaggtcctcaattatttgttgtaattggtGCCCATtgtttgctgaataggacaatgttatctgaaAAGAGAAGGcggctgagatattcgccattcaTCTTCACTCCTAAACCTTCGCACTCTAACAGCTTGAATTCTTCTAAACATTGGAGGGAttgtcgccttgcctgacccctttcttgctAGGTAAATTTCTACTTGTCTTGTGAATAACTAAGGCAGCTGTGGCATCTTTGTGTGTTTATATATTGTAAAGAGGAAGACATGCACTTGGactcgggcgctcggacaccgggcgctagggggtgaacgaggagaagaggaggacgaagcagagtatagaacagccggcccaggaacgggtgctgtctctgtgtctctctctttATTACAATGGTGCAGTCGGCGAAAACCTCGTATTAAGACGCTTCAGCCGtcagcaccgtgctgcggaggcctttcttcctccggcatctcgccgtaCAGGGTCCGTCTGGCGAGGGAACGCCGccaacgcttcccttgtcatggatGCCACACCTGGGACTACCTGGATCTTTAAGGCCCCAAGGCATGCCgttcacgctgccttggacatggatcctcgccgtcgggggtgcctcctgcggccagggaacgccgtccacgcttcccgtgCTCTCGATCACTGCTCCACGACAGCATCGACAACTCAGCCAACtagggatgccgttcacgctcccctggccatgcttacGGCTACAAtgagtaccgcggccgccaccagcTCTGGTTCAACGGAGGCCGTTCACGCTCCGTTCGCCACTGGTCCGGCTCGCTCGTGTACTGCGGCTAATGCCGCCGCCTCAGGGTGCGCGGCTCAACCAGCAGCTTAACCTACGTCATACGAGCCACctcgctgctgtcacagcagctggacGACATCGTTTCAGCCACTCCTGGTTTTCTTCTAGCAGCCTTTCCATCACCGGCTGCCTTGGAACTACCGGTAACTGCCTGCGAAATAATTcgcaggatgacgccagtttcgagatattaattgccgaactttgcggagaaatgcattggcgttccagttatgttcttaacaaaacgtcgcaatatatatatatatatatatatatatatatatattgtcacgtagtagtggcggcaaagaaaacagtcgtaaaactgtgtatgacgaaactggttgtttattgggcgaacctgtgcccacaaaagcaagctacactcaaagcacggcgatagcggcgaacacagtcggcgatcgttgaaaatctgatcagcggcgcgacgcgtcggcttttacacctgagtcatcgaaggttccagattaatccctgatgcccgcgtgtcttccagaaagttctagacaattcgcgtcggtcacacaatcagataacataagcgtcggtgaaaacaggcaacgaaaagaagcatcgataacgttctagaaactttcgatacaggcgcgtcctgcgccgagcgataacgtttaacgtttgttagccggtggaaagcggccaccggtgaaagataaacatgtatacgtgtcaataccctccccttaaaaatcatcgtcccgatgctacaaacacgaaggcgaaaacaaaaccacgcgtacagaaagggacaaaaaatgtcgcagtttcacctgaaaggcgaagcatcaattgcgatagcaaatttgtagagagctatacggagtaatgatattagctttatcagctgtataaacttggacatgcagcagcaccggcaacgcgcagaactcttgtcgacgccatcggcgttttgcccgcgttcgctcaaaatgcgtgcggcgttcgtgactgttgccggagcctctgatataaataggcaattggtgccgcagctaaacgtcgcctcccttccctccccctcccccacggcctctcgcgcgtcggaagaaagcgcgtttgctctacatatatggtgattgtaaaggaggaaagagacgcctacttctgcagcccttaagggagcaccaaggccttccatcccggcctgatacgtgctgccacagcctgccggttttgcttcacccagccatggcgactccaccctatcctcctttctcccccacttaccccttcccgttggcgctgagccgtgctccctcaagggctgcagaagatagcgtcaacatttcccctttccacatgaaccacttactactactaataagggagcacggtgcagaacgcgcgtttgttctccgccgtacgttcactccccgtgaaagtgcgcgcccctcgcaccctttcactcgcacatacagcgttcggcggcgcgcggcaacaccctctagaaaaatatgaaggccttagctctcttcgcgtgacgtcacacgatggggcggattgaaaaaaaaaagatatggaacgctgttcaagagaggttgtctcgcaggtacagtgtactagaattctagtacactgtatcgcaggtgcattgcgcggaaacattttttttctgcaagaacaagcatgcatgtatttaaaaaaaacgcatatccacggggtgaatgatgatgagtgggcgaagctccggagggaatcatcggtaaaccgtgaatcttccgtgtaattcgcccagtctcgccgcactaaatcgaacgattgacttccaccaatgacacgcgccataggtgacgtcattcctattttataacagcgcccttcattataattgcaccatctgccgcttaaggggacgctagcacaaacgcgttagaaacgtgcagtactctctagtaagggggagaggccacagcgtcttacgcagccgtttacacatgccggaacgtgcaccgcgattgccgacgccatcacatgactgctgagagagtataacccccgtattcataaacgctcctcgacttgaacttgacttgccaccgccttcaacgcgtttcgaacgcgctgccgaaggcggtggcaagtgaagttcaagtcgaggagcgtttatgaatacggggggggggggggggggggggggtaaggcgaagaggccacagcgtcttacaccagcttcttgcacgggccgtaacgcgctagcacaaacgcgttagaaacgcgcagtctttcgttaatgttgggtatttattgccatctaggtgcgtctgcccatgtgcgcttcgtggcgtagtggttagcgccacgcgttcagaagcgaggggtccctggttcgattccgctacggctataactctcggaatttttttttctcataaaagtagacgtggctacctactacgacgactacgacgactactactacagaggagggacagacccacaccctaaggagcttcgcccctaaaaagaatagaacgccagaaaactgtagcagcaaaacatttatttacgaagcccagtttctttttgtgctggctttatattagaagcaatgcatgcagttatttggcctcgagagttgtggctttcctttttttttatttatcggcagcgtcgagaagtttgtcgttcagcttcctacaaaagttctttagcagaatgttggtgctgcaccgcaggatgtgtttaagcactaattcaactgtgtggccattctcacacgtatcgaagtcggactgctcttcactagccagcaattgtagcgtcattttcgttaccacctggcgttgttcaggcatcataagcagtgctggctctgtagcgagctgctctactacaacgtagctatgagcaactgcgttaagtgcaaacattgatggataaactaaacctcctcggtccagctgcttcacaagaccataatgttcgtttgtggcagagactgtgatcttcttgtccacggtcaacgagtccctgcattgctcgcacttcaactttttaagggtcccgtatactgcataacctgcaacgtagacgaggactgggacgacgtcctgcatcttcgtaagagcctggctggtaacaacaacgttgctgctgggaagcaatgcctcgacttgctttcggacacattcccagtgctggtcaggggaaactgtaggcaaggtgctctgcaggcgcagcttgttttcgacttcatatatctgcctgatggagatgtgatattgcgcacctgccagctgcctatactttccaaaccgatcttcaaggcagtctgtctgaatcttcccaaaaaggacatatgacattccaagctcttcgaagctgtacctagcgagctcaacaagcgcatagatggtgtgttcgagagcagcgtgagtctcctttgtcagagtaccgttgtcaaaacctttgttcttccactcatccagccacttcagaaacatgtgcaagaagtcaatttttggatcgttatcaatggaaagcactggttgttggaagtgatctctaagcctttctcccttccatggagttttgacgtttacaattttccaccacttgagtatgatctcgacgaatgtagccgtggcctcgaaagagaataggttgtgctttgctccaagagcacgtaacgcctctggtaaatagtcattgaagatttgtaaagcaagctttacgtcctgcctttcaagactcgaagggtagagggcttttcttgacagcccatagccatatttcaacagctggtcacactctttgctgtgaaggtccctgattgttgcaaatgacgctgtttgcattcgctctgattctggtgtgtctccttggatctccgggaagtagaaacaaatttggtcattcttctgattgatccagttatttcgtatgcattttagaatgtgcactgggtctataacgaagaacagcggccttgaagggtctgatggatgttggtacacaattctgttacacagaggtgattcgaaaagtgacatcgcttttctgttcacagagttgttgtcgctgacgacgcacataacccggtacccaatcttttccagcccacaaatcacgtctttaagcgtcttttgcaggaactccgcctctactCGGTGCACCGGCACGATGTGCGCAACTTCTTTGAATTTACACGTCACGCTGCGCACCATGAAAACGAGCGCACAGTTAGCAGCTTCATTTCTATTAATTGCAGCGCCGGTAATATTGCCTCCTTTGTAGTCAAAGTAAGGTTTTATATGTATTTCATCAACCATAACTGTGACAAAGCCCTGGTCATCTTTCAGGTCAGAAATTCTTGTTGTCATGTAGCTGAGGAATGTTTCACTCTGATGCTCTTGTTGAGGACTCATACCATAAGACGAGCACACTGATCTTATCGTCATAGGATGCGGCAAGGTGATGCTTCCATGGCTACGTATGAACGCGTATGCATGGGGCGATATAGTGAAAACAATACAGCAAAACATCATGAAATCAGCAGAGTAGCGCCTGCGCTGTTTTTTCGATAGGTGCAAGGTGACTTGCTCTTTCAGAAATTGAATACAGTTGGCGTCATCTTCTGCTTGGGACGTGCAAAGCTGATCAAGCAGTAAGCAAACAGCCTCGCAAATTTCGGCGACTGAGTTGGACATCAGGTCACAGTCCCACTTCTCGATGCCTTCCAGGAGTTCCACCATACCCCTTTTACTGTTAGCGATTTCGGGAACGCAGAGATTTGCACCGAGCTTTTTTACGGCTGTTTTCATAACGTGTAGTGTCACGCTCAAATCTCCTTTCACGCAAACAGAGTATTTCAACCACGGTGCTTCATCGTCGACAATGTGAATGAGAAGAagcctttcatttctttcgatAACATCCCAGAACTTCATCCCTTGGCTCCTTAAGTGGTTGGCAAGTTCGCTCACACTGTTGACTTTATCCTCCTCGCGTGCTCTTATAAATGCCTTGTTGGATTCAGCGATGGCTTTCTGAAGGGCTGCATTCTCTATTCGCGCGCGCTTGGAGTCAGGATCTTCCCTCCTCGCGGTCTTTCTGGACAAGTAGCTCGAATGATTCGGGAACTTCGACGGTACAGCGTCTGGGCGAAGGCGCACATGAGATAGCGGCactgtcattacgcggccagttgCTTGATCTGTATGCATCGCGTCTCGAATAATGTCCTCGTCCATGAAATGAAGTtcacatacctagaaaaaaaaTACGCTCCAGTCAGCAAACCGACGGCTACAGGTCACACAAACATGCGGCTCATGAGCCACTTACACATGTACGTTTATATTCTTTCAATTAACTAACACCTAAATAAAAAAACTTACCCTGGAATGTTCGGTGACCGTGAGGTTTTCCCGTGGCACAGCGCGAATCCAAGCGTCCCTTAGAGCTTGATCTCTCGGGAACTTGAAGACGTGCACCTTCGTGTCCCCCGTGTAGTTTCCGCGGCATCGAGGTACACAGCATTTGCACGGCATCGCGGCGGGATTCTTTTCACAGCGAGGAAAACACGTCCGACTGAACAGCGAAGAGATGTACGACTGTACATACGCGCCGGGGAATGAGTTTCTGGAGACGCGCGATCAACGCGCACCAGCGCGATCCGGACGCGCGGATGCGTCGTGTCGCGGCGACGGGCAAAACCGCAAAACGCGCTCGCCGCCTCATGCGTCCGCCCAATCTGCTGACGTAGCGCGAGTGGAAAGGGAAAAGaactaaggccttcatatttttctagagggtgttgcgcgcggcgacgatttcatctccattgacgtcatacggaacctcacggcgacggcgacggcgatggcgacgccgacggcagaaatctgcttttgagtgtccatataattgctatcgcaataaaataacaaagcaacaaaggacctaagttccgcagtgggcgtagaaaggcttaagacgcaccacgtggatgacttcaggtcgtgcgcggcgccgctgtgattgcgaaataccgtccggcaccacctcatagtccagtgcgccaatacgtcggatgatcttatatggtccgaaatagcgacgtaagagtttctcgctaagtcctcgtcggcgtatcggagtccagacccaaacacggtctccgggctggtactcgacgtagcgtcgtcgaagattgtagtgtcggctgtcggttctctgctggttcttgatgcgcaggcgggcgagctgtcgaccttcttcggcacgctgcaaataggtggcaacgtcgagattttcttcgtcggagacatccggtagcatggcgtcaagcgtcgttgccggtttccttccgtagaccaggttgaacggcgccatgtgcgtcgtttcttgcatggccgtgttgtatgcgaaggtcacgtacggaaggatggcatcccacgtcttgtgttcgacgtcgacgtacattgccagcatgtcggcgatggtcttatttaggcgctcggtgaggccattcgtctgcgggtggtaggcggtggtccggcgatggcttgtctgtctgtagcgcaggatggcttgagttagttcagccgtgaaggccatacctctgtcggtgatgaggacttctggggcaccgtgacgcaggaggatgttctcaacaaataatcgggctacctcggcggcactgcctttgggcaaggcttttgtttcggcgtagcgggtgaggtagtccgtagctatgatgatccatttattgccggacgtcgacgtcggaaaaggccccagtaagtccatcccgacctgctggaacggtcggcgaggtggctcgatcggctgtagaagtccggctggccttgtcggcggtgttttgcgccgCTGACAGTCTTGGCATGTCCTTatgtaatgggcgacgtcggcagagaggcgaggccagtagtattattgcgatagcaattatatggacacttcaaccggatttcggccgtcggcgtcgccgtcgccgtcgtcgtcgccatcgccgtgaggttccatatagataaaatcttcgccgcgcgccgtatgcccgagcggaagcgtgcggggacgcgcgctatcacggagagcgaacgcactcatctcccacgcgcaagcaaggaagcaggaagccagcgccggagggagcggggggggggggcgcacttctactccgccaacaaccgcgctcgtcgctcatccgcaccgtctcttatctccagacagctctgacctttatgcgccgtgcattcgccgctcagtttccgttgaagcgatagaccgcacataccctcgcccgctgcggcgtatgcttgctgccagcgttttgacagtcgttgtctgcagtcattcagtgtgatctattcgtgtttgtttgtgcgcgctcacaccacgcttgttgattcagttatactagtcgggcgacattttccaacgcgcgctacacatgcaatgctgcccggatcggcattgcagcactacaggtgtgtcccttcgcacgcgctgcccacgggaagcgcttctcatcaacaccaccgtttcacacgcgtcttctcgtggtcttcgagtctctcttcatgtcggtctacttacgccgcagcacacctgcttacttaatcagctcaagTTTACTACAActaatattgctaccaaagccgctcaccttacttcgtatgacattgctgtgttgctatcgcattcattgcttcgcccttagggcgaaactgtgaattttgtttcttgtatcctcgcgagcgtgcgggaaaaaccgaggtgcccagccgttgggtcgtcatggagagcttgctgaacctctggacgcaatgctgcaggtaccacgaggaggtagttggctcggagaggcgagaagttcttctttaggagaatgtcgttttgcaagaaaaacgacgccaatcctcgcctgaaaactttcggcacaatgacggtcttgccttccaggtagtctacaaggctccttagttccg
This genomic stretch from Dermacentor silvarum isolate Dsil-2018 chromosome 2, BIME_Dsil_1.4, whole genome shotgun sequence harbors:
- the LOC119440160 gene encoding uncharacterized protein LOC119440160 encodes the protein MTVPLSHVRLRPDAVPSKFPNHSSYLSRKTARREDPDSKRARIENAALQKAIAESNKAFIRAREEDKVNSVSELANHLRSQGMKFWDVIERNERLLLIHIVDDEAPWLKYSVCVKGDLSVTLHVMKTAVKKLGANLCVPEIANSKRGMVELLEGIEKWDCDLMSNSVAEICEAVCLLLDQLCTSQAEDDANCIQFLKEQVTLHLSKKQRRRYSADFMMFCCIVFTISPHAYAFIRSHGSITLPHPMTIRSVCSSYGMSPQQEHQSETFLSYMTTRISDLKDDQGFVTVMVDEIHIKPYFDYKGGNITGAAINRNEAANCALVFMVRSVTCKFKEVAHIVPVHRVEAEFLQKTLKDVICGLEKIGYRVMCVVSDNNSVNRKAMSLFESPLCNRIVYQHPSDPSRPLFFVIDPVHILKCIRNNWINQKNDQICFYFPEIQGDTPESERMQTASFATIRDLHSKECDQLLKYGYGLSRKALYPSSLERQDVKLALQIFNDYLPEALRALGAKHNLFSFEATATFVEIILKWWKIVNVKTPWKGERLRDHFQQPVLSIDNDPKIDFLHMFLKWLDEWKNKGFDNGTLTKETHAALEHTIYALVELARYSFEELGMSYVLFGKIQTDCLEDRFGKYRQLAGAQYHISIRQIYEVENKLRLQSTLPTVSPDQHWECVRKQVEALLPSSNVVVTSQALTKMQDVVPVLVYVAGYAVYGTLKKLKCEQCRDSLTVDKKITVSATNEHYGLVKQLDRGGLVYPSMFALNAVAHSYVVVEQLATEPALLMMPEQRQVVTKMTLQLLASEEQSDFDTCENGHTVELVLKHILRCSTNILLKNFCRKLNDKLLDAADK